TAGGGCCGCCTGCTGGCAAGCCGATCAGGATCCTGTTGATTTCCTGCTAAAGTTGGCAGCCGAAATTCGGTGCAGAAATGGCGAGCTGCCAGCTCCCATCAGGCCGATCACAAGCCCTCCCTTATGACATAAGCCGATGCTGCGAAAGGATTCATGTTATCGACATACCAATCAGGCTGCGACGGCCACGCAGCCCTAGCTGTTACACTGAACAGAAAGACTCGCAGGCCAGGCACGACATGATGTAGTGTAACGTGCTCATGGCTACCCCTAGAGAAAATGATGATAGAAAGAGAAAAGCGGATGAAAATTGTCGAGTACGTTTTGTCAACAAATCGACTATCGGCACGCGAGCCAAGTGAACATGTAATGCGCCTCCTTGCCCTATATGAGAACGGCTTAATTACTTCTGAAGGATTGTTAGCAGAAGTAAAAGAAAAATATAGTAGTAATGGGAAGCAGTGAGCCCCATAAAGATTTTATTAGAGAGTTCTTATGTAAAAGTATTCTTTATGCCGCAAAGCAGGGGATCCAGCCTTTCTCGTACAAATTCGCTTAGCATCGGCATACACAAGATACTTAAAAGATTTTGATACTCCCCTCTTCCGACCGTGGGCGCGATCCAGGCACCAAGTTCATACAAGGATGCCGGCCATTCGATATCGTCTTCAAGCGCACATCTTTGGATCGCCGCAAGATCTTGCTCAGTTAAAGCATCAAAAATCCAGGCGGTCAGGATCATCGCCATCATGCGTTGATACGGGGTGCTATTTCTCGCTCCGTACCTAAGACGATCTATAAAGCGAAGATTCACCCTTACAAAAAAACGGCGCCTTTGACCGCCAAAAGAATATCTGGCGATCCCGCAGTCAACCTGCAAGAGAAGCGCGAACAGAACTTGAGCGGCGACCGCCGAAGCTATAGATTCCTGATTACTGCCCCCTTGGGTGCTGGAGACCTCCAAAATCTTCAACAGCCAGCGCTGTGACTTTATGCCTACTTCATTGCGCACCTCACTAGAATGCAACATCCATTTAGTAGGATACTGAAATACTCCATCGTCTTCAGCACACTCCCAATTATACTCGATTCGGTGCGCCCAGAAAGCTCTCTCAAAATTTCGAGAAGAGGTCGAGATAAGCAGTAATTTACTATGCTTCAGACAAAATGGGCACTCAACAAAACACCATGACTTCCTCCAGGCAGGTCGAATCCCATTGGCAAAGTCTTCTGACAGACAAAGATCGCAGTAAGAAAAACGAAACCTAGGGTCGAGCGGAGTATGAAAGGCTGGGCCAAAAATAGACTCAGCTTTTTCCGGTGGGATTTTTATTTGTGCCAGAAGCACCTTGGTATTGGGCGAATAGAAGTCAAAATCATAGTCCTCATACTCGCTACGGCCTGTGCATTTAAGAGGGATTTTCTCATACATGTGCATAACGTGCTCTTGGCGCACGGGTGAACGTAAGTCATGAAGCCCCCTGTATATCCACGATGAAAAAAGCTCGTCATAGATAGGTTCTATCATTTTTGCCATAGCAGCGAATAAAATTCTTTTGCAGCCAAGTCATTTTTCTCATCGACCTCTTTTCGATACAGAGACCGTGCAATAACCGCCTCAAAAGAATTGTCCTCATCGTAAGGTTCCAATATCTGCGGCCACACCACGCCGCGCCTACGCATATCCACCTTAAGCCATTCGACTTCCTTCGAACTGAAGAAATCAAAAACAACCCCTACAATCAATAACGCAGCTAAACGCTGCAGCGGAGAGCTGTTCCTTACCCCCATCAGCATTGCATTCAGACAGCTTCTATCTTCCCCCAGTGATACATAGCTATCTTTAATCAAGGCAGATCTAGCCACCCCTTCGGCACTGGTGCTTTTCACTCTTAAGAACCAAGAGTATATATAAAGCATACGAAAGAACCCGGCTCGTGAGGCGAGCCCTTCGCCAGACTCCATTGAGAGCATCGATCTTTGCACCTTTACTCCCAATCGATTTCTGATCTGCTCACGAACTGTACGAGCTCCAGGGAATCCGCCCGCGCTACTAACTACAAGAGCCTGCCATCTAGTAGCCAAAAAATCCTGACCAGAAACGGTTAAAAGAGGCCGTTTATGCTGAAAGCAACATGCTGAATAAATTCGATTCCAATGCTTCCGCCAAGCAATCCCCCTGCCAGCCTTGTCGTCAGCAAGCACGCACTCAGGACAGAAATAGCGCCAACTAAATACACTATCGACGCTCGAGTGATGATCTAAAATTGCGAATTGTACAAGATCCAGCAAGCTGGACTGGGAATTACGACAGACAATATCAGAGACAACCAATAGTACAGAGTCGAGAGAAACTTCTTGGGAGTGAAAAATACCCGAAATATCAGACCATTTTATTTTCGAGCAAAATTTCGATTCTGCACACCTAACAAGCCAAGATGAGATATTCTCATCCAGCAGAGGGCGTATATAGCCTTTAATCTTCATTTGCCTGATAGTACCATCTATTTTCCCAGCCTCGATCAATCATCTCTATGGTTATTCTCTCCTCTCCTGTTACAATTGCCTGAATGGCAGCCCATCGAATTGCCTTTACTACCAAATCCATTTGGCCCTTTGTTATCTTTAAGATGTGCTTGGAAATTTTTGGGGTATCCAGCTTGGAATCTAGAGCGAGAGGAATGTTTGCATTCCAAGAATTAAGAAATGATCGAAATTCGTTGCCAAATGTCCAGCGCTCCAAGCGCACGACCTCATATCGCCGCGCAAGCTGCATATCGAAGCCTAGAGCTTGGCCGGCCTCCTCAGTCCCAACCGCCATGACTGCCAGGGAGTATGGCGGGGCCGCCAACATTTTTAAGAACTCCATTGAAATATCCTGCTCTCGCCGACCATCCTTAATCCCGGCGTGGATTTCATCAATTATTATTAGACGGACATCTCTCTGAGATATTATTTTCGCCAAATCCAGTGGCAAAACACTTGGGCGAGCATGTTTTAAATCGTGCGGGAGGCCAAGCTCATGGAATACCAGCTGTTTGAATTTCAAGCCAGCAGGATTATCACCCATTGACAGGGATGCAACCTTTCCAGGCCATTTAATTGACTCTAAAACTATTCGCTTGATAAGAGCCGTCTTTCCAGATCCGCCCTCCCCTATAATCAGCAGGCATGGCGCAGGATTCATACCTTTAGCACATACCATGTTCTTAGCGATAACCAAAATTCTGTCAGTGCTCGGGCAGTCAAACCATATATCTTTTAATATTGCCGAAATCCTATGCTTCCTGTCTTTTCCAAGCAAGGCTCGGCCTCTTGGGGTTAAATGCTCGCCGGCCATCCAAATCACTCCTCCATGTTGTAGACAACTGGACGGTAGGAATCATCATCAGATGAGTTTGCATCAACCTCTCGACTAAAGTCCTCCCCTTTACCAATGATCGCGGCTACACTTTGAGAATAGCCACTAATCTCATTTCTTTTTTTTGCCTCCCTTTTAGTTTCATCAATGGCCTTAGTCACAATTAACTTGGACTCTTGATTTAATCCATCCATCCGCCCTATATCATCCCAAGGCAGGGTAGGCCGACCGTTTCGAGACTGCCTAATTTGTTCAAGCGACATTTCCTTCCGCTCAATTTCGTAGCTAGCGCAAATATATTCACCACCTACTTTTACCCATATCTTTTTCATAAAATATGGATCATACTTTACTACAACATTCTTGGTGCCAACCCAGTATATTAAATTTGGCGAGCTATAAAAATTCCCCTCCAACTGAACCCCTTTCCTCCCAATCGTACGCCTAGTCTCAGGCATGAAATCGAGACGAAATTGCGCTGCATCTTTAACCTCATCAGTCTTATAAGACTGATCGGGATTCGCTGCAAAATACTCAGTCCAGGCTCGTGACGGCGACTTCCCCAGCCCCTTGTGATGCTTGTTGTGATAGAGTTCAATTTGAATGACGAACCAGCGCTGGAACTCATCAAAGGTAAGTGCAGCCTTGCCTTCGCTATCATAATCGCCTCGCTGTTTAACGTTTGAATAAGTTGAGCCCGGCAGGAAGTGAACCGTGGACATCATAGTCCCAACAAGCCGCTCAACATGCCCACCGTAGTGCTTCTTACCTATCGGCCTCCACTCCACTGAAATTCCGTTAGCAGCGCAAGCTGACACAAATGCTGGAGACCTAAATTCTGCCGCATTATCCATATGAATCAGTTTTATCTGCCCATGGTATGGATATTGGACGCTACTAACACCCATGCACTCCAGATATTTATCTTTGGGGAAAGTAGCCATAGTTAACGCAGAGGCAACGGATAGTGCGCTGGGCGCATGCATGGAAATATAGAACCCCAAGATAATCCTAGAATAAACATCCAATACGAAAGTGACCCAAGGGCGCCCAATTGGCTTTCTGGTAATTTCATCCACTAGAATTACATCAACTCGGGTATGATCCATCTGCACGCGTTCAAATGGAGTATTTAGCTTGATATACCCGGGCTTCAGGCCAAACTTATCAGCCGCATCGGCCGAGCCATGTTTTGCCTTATGAAGCTCCTTTGGAGGGATGAGCTTTATTCTCCTTAACACAGTGTCGTAGCTTGGCGATTCAAGTCCTTCCCGACTGCATAAAAAAACCACCTCGCGATAAACATGTGCACATGTTGTTGACTTCCCGGAGTATTCCTTCTGAACAGCTGAACTAATAATCTCCTCCACCTGCGTTGAAATAATTTTAGTGCCAGCTTTCCTTCCGCGCACAGCCCTTGAAGCCGAAGATATGCTATGATCTGGATTATATCTTCTGTACGCACGGAAGAATCCACTACGACTTAGTCCGAGGAGACCTAGAGCCTGCTGCAATGTAATCTCATTGGCGCGATAACTTTCGAAAACATTGGCTCGATTATTTGCGATCAGATTTTCCGATATACTTCCATCTCTTCCATCCATGAAGCTATATCGATCTAGGGACTGAGCGGTCGCATCCAACTGGAGTGGCTTTTTGAGTTCAGAGGACTCGACATCCTCATATATACTCCTGCCATCAACCAACGACCGGAGGTGCAATAGCCGACCATGCCGTATTGAGCTTACGACAAAATGCTCTCCGCCCAACACGACAATATCCTCAATATTATAGTCAGTCATAGAGTGCCACCGCCAACTTATGATATTGACTATATAGTCCTCATTGCGTGCATCGGCAAGTCTTGCGACACATTAGTCTATGAAGATAATTATTCGCAAAATGCTAAAACAGCCGACACGCAGGATTGAGATAGACAATATTTGCATTAATCACTTTCTGCGAATTACACATATATTGACCTGGCATTGGTCGCATTAAAAGATGGAAAAAAATCAACACCCAGGGAGAAAGTCCAATCTTTACTGCGAGAATCAAGAAAACATACAGAATATCAATAAGATGCGGAGGTTCACTTTTTAAAGCTTACTGACAAGCGTGATTCTGAGGCCATTCTCTGTCCACGGAGTTCTCAGTGACGCGATCGCTACCGTGCCTGCTCAGTTCGTCCCGGCCACGTTCGTTGCACCGACCGATTACTCGTAAGCGCTTTCGGTTTCTTAAAAACGGGAATGGCAAATTTGAAGAACCTATCGCTGGATTGCAGGACGACCAGTCGAGCCGTCGCTCACGTGTCATTGCTGCAAAAGTGCATGCGCCGTTTCTCTGGAGAAGCCTCCCGAGGCTTCAACGTAGCGCAGCGCGGACTTCGGATCGCGCCAGCCGACATAGCTCATCAGCGACTTTTGGTCCCATCCATTACGCGTGGCCCAGGTCGCGAATCCGCGCCGCAGTGAATGGCTGCTGTAGCGCTCAGCTGGAAGTCCGGCCCCCTTAAGGATCTTTCGCAGCAGCGGGATCACGCTATGGGGATGCAGCGCTTGCGCGGCCACGTGCCCCCAGCGATCGACACCCCGGAATACTGGCCCTTTGGTTTCGCGCATTTCGTCGCACCAGTCCTGGTAAGCCTGTACAGGACACAGTCTCGCCAGTGCTGGCGCCTGGTAAGTCTGCCCGCGATTGTCGCGGTCGACTTTGCTCCAGGGTAAGTAGATCGCCATCCTCTTCCCTGGCGTAACCGCGATGAATTCAATTTCCAGGCGGCACAACTCATCGCTGCGGAACGCGCGCCAGAACCCTATCAGGAGCAAGGCGCGATCTCGCAGGCAGCGCCGGCGAGTAGGCAAGTCAGTGGATGCGCGAATTCCCTGCTCCAGCCAGATGACGCACTGTTCCAGCTCTTGAAGCTGCAGCGGAGAGGCCTGCTTCTCTTGGCGCGGGTGCAGGAAACGGATGCCTTTGAGTACCTGCCTTACAACCGGGGCCTTCGTCGGATCGGGAAAACCTTGACTGAGATGCCACTGCGCCAGGGCCGCCAATCGCGTCTTGAGTGTGTTGGCACTGAGCACGCCCGCATGATCGGCCAGGTAGCGCGCGATGGTCTCGCTCGTGGCCGGCAGAAACCCTCCCCAGCTCACCTCGAAGTGCTCGATGGCGGCTCGGTAGCTGCGCCGCGTATTGCTACGCGTAGCTGCTTCTATATACCGATCCACTTCTTGGCTCATCACCACCCTCCTCTACCTTTCGTACCGGCCTGCTGCTGGAGATAGGTACGCCTTTACCTATCACACGTGATAATTCGTGATTATCCAATCTCAAACTAATGAGCACAAACGTTGATTATTCTTGATAAGATGCTACGTATTTACGTATTACATACCACATTACGAAATCGTCGGAGACCATATGGCACGCGGCGGAGTCACCAAGTTCCTGGTACAGAAGGCCCGCGTAGCCATACTGGCGCGAGGGGAAAATCCGAGTATCGACGCCTTGCGTGTCGAGCTGGGTAATACGGGCTCGAAATCCACGATCCATCGCTACCTGAAGGAGATAGAGGCCGAGAACGCGCCCGCTGTCGGGGCGCCGCGTACGCTCAGCGAGAATCTGACCGAGCTGGTGGCGCAACTGGCTGGCCAGTTGCAGCAGGAGGCACGGCAGTCCGTTGCGGAAGACAGAGCCGCCCTGTCCCGCGAACGCCTGGACTATCAGCAGCAGGTACGGAACGCCCAGGCGCAGATCGATCCGCTGAAGGCGGCCGTACACGCGTTGGAAGTTCAGTTGCAGGATGCTCGCGAGCAGCTCCAGACGGTTCAGGAGCAGAAGCACCAGAGCGACCTGGCGAACGCCCGCCTGCGCCAGGTGGGCAGTGACCTGGAAACCCGTCTGCGGGAACGGGATGCGCAGATTCTCTCGCTTGAGGAGAAGCACAATCATGCCCGCCTGGCGCTGGATCACTTTCGCCAGGCGGCCAAGGAGCAGCGCGAGCAGGAGCGCCGGCAGCAGGAGAGCCAGGTCCAGCAGTTCGGGGGCGAGCTCCGGCAGTTGCAGCAGTCTTTGATCGTGCGTCAGGACCAGTTGACCCAGCTTAACCGGGACAATGAGCGCCTGCTCACCGAGGCGCGCTTGCTGCGCAATGAGCAGGAAGCGAAGCATCAGCAACTCATGCGGGAAACCCTGGCCTCCGAAGTGCTCCGGCAGGACAAGGCCAGGATTGACGGGCAACGCATCGAGCTCGAGGAAAGAAACCAGGAACTGGCCGACGAGCTTCGCCTGTCACAACAACTGCTACGAGAGCAGGCCATCCGGATGGTCGCGCTCGAGGAGCAGGTTCGGCACGCCAGCCAGCGCGAGACGCCTGAGGCGGCAGCGCCCGAGTGACGGGGATGCAGGCGCCCTCCGCGCTGGCCGCAGGTTCATGAGGGTGCCACGCCCTCCTGCTCGAACGCATCGGCAAGGAAATCGATCAGCTTGCGGACTGCGGGCATGAGGCCGCGACGGGAGGGAAATATTGCAACCACGTCGCCCATTTTCGGGAACCAGCCGTCGAGCACGCTGACCAGCCTGCCGCTGGCCAGGTCTTCGCTCACCACCTCTTCCGGAAGAAGCACGACCCCGACGCCCGCCAGCGCACCCTCGCGCAGCACGGATATGTCATCGGATACGATCCGTGGGCGCAGGTGGATGGACGCCGAGGAACCATTCGGTCCGTCCAGCTCCCAGATGTAGTCCTGGACGTGCGGTCCCCAGCAAAGACTGGGCAGTTCGACGAGATCCGCCGGCCCCAATACCCTGTCCGCCCCGGAAAGCATCGTGGGAGCCGCCACCAGGCAGTAACGGCTGAGCGCCAGTTTCCGCATGACCAGCTCGCTGCTTTCCAGCGGTTGATGACGGACGCTCAGGACCAGATCGAAGCCCTCGCTGATGACGTCGACACGGCGATTGAAACTCTTGACCTGCAGTTCGACCACCGGGCATTGCGCCATGAAGCGCGCCAGCATGGGCGCAAGGCGCGAGTCCAGCAACGCCGTCGTGCAGGCCACCCTGACGACTCCACGGGGCTCGGCCCGGCTGCGCTCGATCGTGTCCTCGGCGGCCAGGGCCTGCTCCATCATCGCCACGCAGTACTGGTAATACTCCAGGCCGATTTCAGTGACGGAGAAGTGCCGAGTCGAACGCTGAATCAGCCGCACTCCCAGGCGCTCTTCCAGCCTTGAGACACGGCGGCTCAAGCGCGACTTGGGCAGCCCCAGCACGCGGCCCGCGGGGGCGAATCCACCGTGCTCGACCACTTTGGCGTACAGGAACAGGTCGTTCAGATCAAACATGGAAACTGGCCATCCACACCCTCGTCAACATTATTTCGAACCTACTCATGAAGGGTGACACTCGCAGTATTCCTCGCCCGTTCGCGCAATGGGCGTAACGGGGTGGCGCCGGACAGGCGTCATCCCGGTGCTGATGGGACATTCGGGTAACGGATCAGGCACGCTGCGTGACGCGCTTCGACAGCCGGTTACGGCAGGCAGTCAGGATCGGCTGGACGTACGGCATCGCGCTCATCCAGTCCTCAGAACAGGCTGATCGGGTAATCGACGATCAAACGGTACTCGTCGGCGCTGGAGTTACCCCGGGTGTTGCCTGGAGCGGTATAGCCGTCACCTTCGCGATGGGACGCCCAGCGTGCCGTCAGCGACAGTCCCTTCGCCGGCCCCGCTGGCACCTGGTACTTGAGGGCGAGGTCACGCTCCCAATGTTTGGCGTGCTTCCCGTCCGGGTTATAGATGTAGCCATAGCCGACGCTGTTGGGGTCCACACGGGTCAGGTCCGCCTCGCCGCGCGTATAGGCCGCGATGAACTGCAGTGTCGGCGCGTTGAGGAAAGTCAGGGGTGTTTCGTACTGCACTCGCCAGGACTTTTCTCCCGGTCCGTTGAAGTCGGCGAACTGCTGGGAGTTGCTCAGGTACAGGAAGATCCGGTCGTTCTGCGTGAGGTAGTCGAAAGGCGTTCGGCCATCGACCTTCTGCAGCCCGAGGGTCAGCGTCTGGCCGTAGGCGGTGGCGGCAATCCCGGCACTGTAGGTGTCGTTGTCGATCGTCCCCAGCTGACCGCGACCCTGGTCGCGCGTCCTGAAGTAGTGCAGGTAGGGCTTGAGTACCAGGGTGTCGTTCACCGGGATGGCGTCCGAGAGCCCCAGGTAGTACTGATTCCAGATGTCTTCGAGCTGGCCGCCATAGGCCGACAGCTGCATGCCCCACGGGCCGCTGTAAATGGCGCCCGCCCAGCCCACATGCGGGCTTTCTCGATCCGCCGCGACGCCGGCCTTGTTGCGCGCGCCGTAGGCGGTGACCAGGTGACTATGCCCGCTCTGGTTGCGCAGGCGGGTGGACTCCACGAAGCCCGCATCCAGCCAGAGGTCCTGCAGGCTGTGGTTCTTCAGCGTGACGCCACGATATCCCTGGGGAAACAGGCGGCTCATCCCGCTGGCGATCAGCGGGTTTTCCACCATCTGGTCACCCGCCCTTACCAGGGTATCGAGGTACCTGAGCTTGAGCGCGGCGCCCGCGCTGGAAAAGTCGTCGCCGGGCTTGAGGGCCGAATCCAGCGGCAGCACGCCGGCGCCGCCGCTGCCACCGCCGCCATCCAGCTTGATGCCCAGGAAGCCGTGGGCATCGACACCCACGCCAATGGGCGTGTCGGTGAAGCCGGACCTGAACGAAAGCAGGAAGCCCTGGGCCCACTCGGTCGGGTCGCGGGTGACCAGGTCCGAGTGATTGTCGCGCTGCAGGTAGTAGTTCCTGACCAGGCCGTCCAGCCGAGCGCCCTCCACCAGCCCCGGCGGGATGGAGAGCTCGACGGCCTGCCGCTCATTGATGCCCGTGAAGATGTTGTCCTTCTGTCCAAGGGAGTTGTCGGCCTGGGCGGGCAACGCCAGGAACAGGCCGACGCCTAGGGGCCACAGGCGTCGCTCGACGAATGGGGACCTCATCGTCGAAACGCTCAGGTTCGCCAGGGCAGCAGAGGCGCAACCAGGCGAGGGCCGTCGAACCCCTCCACCTCGCCGAACCGGGCGCTACCCTCCTCCCATTCACGTTGTGCCTGGGCGATCCCTTCCTTGCTGTGCCCCACGAAGTTCCACCAGAGGAAAATTTCCTCGCCGAAGGGCACACCTCCGAGCAGGACGGCGCGGGCGTCAGCCGATGCCGTCAGATCGACCGCCTCCAGCCCCCGGCCGAGATAGGCGAACTCGTTCGTGGCAAAGACCTCGCCGTTGATCCGCCACTCGCCCGTCAACGGCAGAACGCCGTACTCGTAGCTCCGCTCCAGGCCAAGCCGGGTGCTGGCCGCCTGCGCCTTCGCGACCAGATCGAGCCCTACCAGGGGCGAGAAGATGCACGTGGGAGCCTTGTATTGCCCGAAGCTCCCGGCCAGGAGCGTCAGGTCGAAGCCATCGGCCTGCCATTGGGGCAGGCTCGCGTAGTGATCGAACATCGGCGGACGATCGCTGGCGGAAGCCGGCAAGGCGATCCACAACTGGACCGCGTGCAGTCGATCCTCGCCCGGCAGGGACTCTTCGGTGTGGGTGATCCCGTAACCGGCGGTCATCAGGTTCACCTGGCCGGGCCGGATCACCTGGACATTGCCCAGGCTGTCGCGGTGGAGCACTTCGCCCTCGATCATCCAGGTAAAGGTCTGCAGCCCGGTATGCGGATGCGGACCGACGCGCAGTCCACTCCCGGAGGTGAAGACCGCCGGGCCGGCATGGTCCAGGAAGCACCAGGCCCCGACCATGCGGCGGTGCCGTGAAGGCAGCAGCCGGCTGACCGAAATGCCGCCACCGACTTCGGCGCTGCGCGAAGTGATCCGCTGGATGGCCCGCACGCCGTCGTTCATCGGGCAATCGACGGACGACGACAGCTCGCATTGGGTTTCGTGTGTACTCATCATCAGATCTCCCTGGCCACCGGGATACCCACGACCTCGACCAGCGGGTGCCTCGGTGCGTGTGTCATTCCACCAGCACACTGGTAATGCGGACTTCACCGCTCAGCACCTTGTGAATGGGGCAGGCATTGGCAATTTCCAGCAGGCGCGCCCGCTGTTCGTCCGTCAGCGCGCCGGACAGGCGGATATCCCGTCCGATCTCCACCTGCGACGCTTGCCCCAGCCGTTCCTGCACAACGCTCAGGTCCACATCGATGGACTCCAGCGGTATGCCCTTGCGCTGCGCGTACATGGCCAGCGTGATGGAGGTGCAGGCGCCAAGGGCGGACAGCAGCAGCTGGTGCGGCGTCGGCCCGGTATCTCCACCGCCCAGTTCGGCGGGAACATCGCCGAGCCACGCATGCTGACCATCGCTCACCTTCACCTGGTATGCCACGCCCCCGTAGGATGCACGGACTGTGGGTTCTGCCATGAAAACTCCTGAGTTGAATGTCGAGCCGGACGGCCCCGGGCCCGCCAAACGAGGAGCCATGCGCAAGGTCATGGCTGCTCGCTCGTGAAAGGCCTGACGAGGCTCGCCGTGGCGGTCAGGTGCGCTGGGAATCCAGTTGCTCGTGATTGGTCACGACCGACTGGGCCTTCATGTAGCTCTCGATCAGCAATTGATAGTGCGGGAACACGGCGCTGTAGGCTTCCGCCCACTGGGCGGCATCCGCGCGGTTCCAGGTCTGCTGGACCTCGGAGCAGACCGCGGCGGTGTCCATCGGCACCACGCCGGCCTGGACCACCCGCGCCAGGGTGATCTCCTGCGCCATCTTCGAATACGTGCCGGACGCATCGATCACGGCGAAGACCTGATAGCCGGCGTTCACCGCGCTGATGCTGGGGAAGGCCATGCACACGCTGGTGATGGTGCCGGCGATGATCAGTTGCTTGCGTCCCGTCTTTTCCACGGCGGCAACGAAGTCGGCGTTGTCCCAGGCATTGATCTCTCCCTTGCGTGCCACGTACTGGGCATGGGGCGCGGCTTCGTGGATTTCCGGGATCAGCGGGCCGTTGGGGCCTTGCGGCACCGAGGCGGTGGTGATGACCGGGATCTTCGCCAGGGTGGCGATCTTCGCCAGGGTGATGGCATTGGCACGCAGCGTGGTCATCGGCATGTCCTTGACCGTCTGGAACAGACCGCTCTGGTGGTCGATCAACAACATCGCTGCGTTATTGGGATCGATCTTGGGAATCTGGCCGTTGAAGTTGGCGACTTGTGCGAAATTGCTCATAGCTCTTTCCTCGTTCTCGGGTAGAAGGCCATCCAGGCCGTAGCCCCGCATTCCTCCGCGGGGATTTATCAGGTTAGTTACGCACTTGCATGACGTTGCGACCGTCAGTCGTTCAGTTGGCCGAACCGACCACTTTCGAAGTCCTGGACCGCCTGACGTATTTCGCTTTCGCTGTTCATCACGAAGGGCCCATAGCCGACAATCGGCTCATCGATGGGCTCGCCGGCCAGCAGCAGCACCTGAGCGTCCCCGTTCGCCTCCAGCAACACCTCGTCATCGGCCCGGTCGAACAACACCGTCTGGGCCTCCCGCACGAGCTCGCTGCCGTTCACCAGCAAGGTGCCATGCAGGACCACCAGGGCCGCGGTGTATCCAGGGACCAGTGGCAGGCTGAGCGGTTTTTCGCGCTTGAGCCGCAGGTCCCAGACGTCGATGGGGGTGAAGGTCCGGGCGGCGCCCTGCTGCCCGGCGAACTGCCCGGCAATCAGGCGAAGCGTGCCGGCGCCATCGGCCAGCGCGATGCTGGGAATGGCGCTGTCGAGAAGGGTCTGGTAGCGCGGAGCCGACATCTTGTCCCGGGCCGGCAGGTTGACCCACAGCTGCACCATCTCCAGGGTTCCGCCGCT
This Pseudomonas sp. ATCC 13867 DNA region includes the following protein-coding sequences:
- a CDS encoding pirin family protein, encoding MSTHETQCELSSSVDCPMNDGVRAIQRITSRSAEVGGGISVSRLLPSRHRRMVGAWCFLDHAGPAVFTSGSGLRVGPHPHTGLQTFTWMIEGEVLHRDSLGNVQVIRPGQVNLMTAGYGITHTEESLPGEDRLHAVQLWIALPASASDRPPMFDHYASLPQWQADGFDLTLLAGSFGQYKAPTCIFSPLVGLDLVAKAQAASTRLGLERSYEYGVLPLTGEWRINGEVFATNEFAYLGRGLEAVDLTASADARAVLLGGVPFGEEIFLWWNFVGHSKEGIAQAQREWEEGSARFGEVEGFDGPRLVAPLLPWRT
- a CDS encoding OsmC family protein, whose translation is MAEPTVRASYGGVAYQVKVSDGQHAWLGDVPAELGGGDTGPTPHQLLLSALGACTSITLAMYAQRKGIPLESIDVDLSVVQERLGQASQVEIGRDIRLSGALTDEQRARLLEIANACPIHKVLSGEVRITSVLVE
- a CDS encoding hydrolase, producing the protein MSNFAQVANFNGQIPKIDPNNAAMLLIDHQSGLFQTVKDMPMTTLRANAITLAKIATLAKIPVITTASVPQGPNGPLIPEIHEAAPHAQYVARKGEINAWDNADFVAAVEKTGRKQLIIAGTITSVCMAFPSISAVNAGYQVFAVIDASGTYSKMAQEITLARVVQAGVVPMDTAAVCSEVQQTWNRADAAQWAEAYSAVFPHYQLLIESYMKAQSVVTNHEQLDSQRT
- a CDS encoding pirin family protein; this encodes MKKILGVYTSPRPHWVGDGFPVRTLFSYDSLGKHISPFLLLDFAGPQDFPPTPGRRGVGQHPHRGFETVTIVYQGELAHRDSTGAGGRIGPGDVQWMTAASGILHEEFHSEAFSRSGGTLEMVQLWVNLPARDKMSAPRYQTLLDSAIPSIALADGAGTLRLIAGQFAGQQGAARTFTPIDVWDLRLKREKPLSLPLVPGYTAALVVLHGTLLVNGSELVREAQTVLFDRADDEVLLEANGDAQVLLLAGEPIDEPIVGYGPFVMNSESEIRQAVQDFESGRFGQLND